Proteins found in one Artemia franciscana chromosome 13, ASM3288406v1, whole genome shotgun sequence genomic segment:
- the LOC136034839 gene encoding suppressor of cytokine signaling 6-like: MKRLSVVFFGSRDGQCTGTTDTVENTGTRHVTPHRLSKSLSDLVTNNDQVNFDQDLDLPLKIPKSKSSFFNDLKRKVFKTFHKKSFSRVSVRRFSTSVKNLFDNRTIDTNEADNNNTEVNYETLPARDAIQKQQTVCVKKPPTSLAWEIFKLVKYGWYWGKLTPSEAEQRLKDLPDGAFLVRDSSNDCHILSLSFRSYGRTLHSRIEHRSGYFSLHGDSDTKFETIPDLILFFMERSNEGMFCFMRSRNPSPSMPVRLIKPVSRFVNVQSLQALCAFEIRQYVRMDNVQSLPVPERLKHFIYYPSS, translated from the coding sequence ATGAAGAGACTTAGTGTCGTATTTTTTGGAAGTCGGGATGGTCAATGTACTGGTACTACAGACACTGTTGAAAATACTGGTACAAGACATGTAACACCCCATAGATTGAGCAAAAGCTTATCAGATTTGGTAACTAACAATGATCAGGTGAATTTTGATCAAGATCTAGATTTGCCATTAAAGATACCCAAGTCTAAATCCAGCTTTTTCAATGATTTGAagagaaaagtttttaaaacttttcacaaAAAATCATTCTCAAGAGTTTCTGTCAGAAGATTTTCTACATCTGTCAaaaacttgtttgataacaGAACAATTGATACAAATGAAGCTGATAATAACAATACTGAAGTGAATTACGAAACTTTGCCAGCTCGAGATGCTATACAGAAACAACAAACAGTCTGTGTTAAAAAGCCACCAACCTCTCTTGCCTgggaaatatttaaattagttAAATATGGGTGGTATTGGGGAAAATTGACTCCCTCAGAAGCAGAACAACGCTTAAAAGATCTACCAGATGGAGCTTTCCTTGTTAGAGATTCTTCAAATGACTGTCATATCCTCAGCTTGAGCTTCCGTTCATATGGAAGAACCTTACATTCCAGAATTGAGCACAGGAGTGGCTATTTTAGTCTCCATGGTGACAgtgatacaaaatttgaaacaattccagatctaattctttttttcatggagagatCAAATGAAGGGATGTTCTGCTTTATGAGGTCCCGTAACCCTTCCCCATCTATGCCTGTTAGACTAATTAAACCAGTGTCAAGATTTGTTAATGTTCAAAGTTTGCAAGCATTGTGTGCGTTTGAAATCCGACAATATGTGCGAATGGACAACGTCCAAAGTCTCCCTGTTCCAGAGAGGTTGAAACACTTTATTTACTACCCTTCTTCATAG